The Devosia sp. A16 genome includes a window with the following:
- a CDS encoding L,D-transpeptidase — protein MLRLSRAVLAAAACLVSFSVFADTASAAQGLFMFDLQSRPSLHDSKPRAGYKLKSSKVRLAPEFRRQIVAYKTNQKPGTIIVNTGEKHLYLVLGDGKALRYGIGTARSGFEWSGTHKVSNKREWPGWTPPAEMKRRQPNLPDYMPGGINNPLGARAIYIGSTLYRIHGTNEPWTIGQDVSSGCIRMVNDDVEDLYARVKIGAKVIVL, from the coding sequence ATGCTGCGTTTGTCCCGAGCGGTGCTCGCCGCCGCCGCCTGCCTCGTGTCCTTCTCGGTCTTCGCCGATACTGCCAGCGCCGCGCAGGGCCTGTTCATGTTCGATCTGCAGTCGCGCCCGTCGCTGCACGACTCCAAGCCCCGTGCGGGCTACAAGCTAAAGAGCAGCAAGGTGCGCCTTGCCCCCGAGTTCCGGCGGCAGATCGTCGCCTACAAGACCAACCAGAAGCCCGGCACCATCATCGTCAACACCGGCGAGAAGCACCTCTATCTGGTGCTTGGTGACGGCAAGGCGCTGCGCTACGGCATCGGCACCGCTCGCAGCGGTTTCGAATGGAGCGGTACGCACAAGGTTTCCAACAAGCGCGAATGGCCCGGCTGGACGCCGCCGGCGGAGATGAAGCGCCGCCAGCCGAACCTGCCGGACTACATGCCCGGCGGCATCAACAATCCGCTCGGCGCCCGCGCCATCTATATCGGCTCGACTCTCTACCGCATCCACGGCACCAACGAGCCCTGGACTATCGGCCAGGACGTCTCGTCCGGGTGCATCCGCATGGTCAACGATGATGTCGAAGACCTCTACGCGCGCGTCAAAATTGGCGCGAAGGTGATTGTGCTTTAG
- a CDS encoding TadE/TadG family type IV pilus assembly protein, with product MRGTFDLLKRFRADERGAFAVIFGLLAIVLVAMAGAAVDYTGMETARAKAQIALDSAALGLAPKIYAQTEEQLRKSAEDLVKERLNDSTLTVSVDSADATTATGTLKLEGKITVPMAFVQLIGIPTMTTKLTSEATRGSINLEVSVALDTTGSMGSTGISTLQTALSTLIPLVVKDQQVPTYSKMALVPYSTAVNVGADYAVGARGPVVPPKTITAIDWKNGVVRNIKSISKTNPAVVTTTANHGYITGEFVYIAGVGGMNQVNSKKYKVVVLTNTTFSLQTVAGVGVNATGYSTASNNTGTSQRCYLATCDIVVTTSDDHGLVTGQTAMFTGVNGMTQLNFDFTTKTSSATYNKPWFVVTRLTNNMFALDGTDGTDSSKGGGYGAYTSGGLSYCVLYGCTYYRYRTDRPPYKATASCVTERMTNSFNDVAPSNTLLSINYTSDGVCGINEKMLPLTSDKAELQKYTASGALKASGNTAGQIGTAWAWYLVAPTFGELFATPGKPATYDAPNTLKIVIIMTDGAYNQEYCRGVVAGNTATSATCSAPDGTTGTMTGPFGQAEDLCYNMKQKGVVIYTVGFNLGTSGNEVDLLKKCASDPDKAKLANDNAGLVKAFREIGENISDLRLSQ from the coding sequence ATGCGCGGCACTTTCGACCTTCTCAAGCGGTTCCGCGCCGATGAGCGCGGCGCATTTGCGGTCATCTTCGGCCTGCTGGCGATCGTCCTCGTCGCCATGGCCGGCGCCGCCGTGGACTACACCGGGATGGAAACGGCCCGAGCCAAGGCGCAGATCGCGCTGGACTCCGCCGCTCTGGGTCTCGCTCCCAAGATTTACGCCCAGACTGAAGAGCAACTGCGCAAGTCCGCCGAGGATCTCGTCAAGGAGCGACTGAACGATTCCACCCTGACGGTCTCCGTCGACTCCGCCGACGCGACGACCGCCACCGGGACGTTGAAGCTCGAGGGCAAGATCACCGTCCCGATGGCGTTCGTGCAACTTATCGGCATTCCCACGATGACCACGAAGCTCACTTCAGAGGCGACCCGCGGCTCTATCAATCTCGAAGTGTCAGTGGCGCTCGATACCACAGGGTCGATGGGATCGACCGGCATCTCCACTTTGCAGACGGCGCTCTCGACGCTTATCCCATTGGTCGTCAAGGACCAGCAGGTGCCAACCTATTCCAAGATGGCGTTGGTGCCGTATTCGACAGCTGTGAACGTGGGTGCCGACTATGCCGTCGGGGCACGCGGGCCAGTCGTGCCGCCAAAGACGATAACTGCCATTGATTGGAAGAACGGCGTCGTAAGAAACATCAAGAGTATTAGCAAGACCAACCCGGCCGTGGTAACGACGACCGCGAACCATGGTTATATTACCGGAGAATTCGTCTACATCGCTGGCGTTGGCGGTATGAACCAGGTGAATAGCAAGAAATATAAGGTGGTCGTGCTTACGAACACCACTTTCTCGCTTCAGACTGTGGCCGGAGTGGGGGTTAACGCCACGGGATATTCCACCGCAAGCAACAACACCGGGACGTCCCAGCGCTGCTATCTCGCCACATGCGACATCGTCGTGACGACGTCAGACGATCACGGACTGGTGACCGGACAAACTGCCATGTTCACCGGTGTCAACGGAATGACGCAGCTGAACTTCGACTTTACCACGAAGACCTCATCCGCGACCTACAATAAGCCATGGTTCGTGGTGACCAGGCTGACGAACAATATGTTCGCACTGGACGGAACCGACGGAACAGATTCTAGCAAGGGAGGTGGCTACGGCGCCTATACCTCCGGCGGATTGTCATATTGCGTACTGTATGGGTGCACCTACTATCGCTACCGTACAGACAGGCCACCCTATAAGGCCACGGCGAGCTGCGTTACCGAGCGGATGACGAACAGCTTCAACGACGTTGCGCCGAGCAACACTCTGCTCTCCATCAACTATACCAGCGACGGCGTCTGCGGCATCAACGAGAAGATGTTGCCATTGACGTCGGACAAGGCGGAACTGCAGAAGTACACCGCCTCCGGCGCGCTCAAGGCTAGCGGCAATACCGCCGGACAGATCGGCACGGCCTGGGCCTGGTACCTCGTGGCGCCAACTTTTGGAGAGTTGTTCGCCACCCCCGGCAAGCCCGCCACCTACGACGCGCCCAACACGCTTAAGATCGTCATCATCATGACCGATGGCGCCTACAATCAGGAGTATTGCCGAGGCGTCGTCGCTGGTAATACTGCGACCTCCGCAACCTGTAGCGCTCCGGACGGCACCACCGGCACCATGACCGGTCCTTTTGGCCAAGCCGAGGACCTCTGTTACAACATGAAGCAGAAGGGGGTCGTAATTTACACCGTCGGCTTTAACCTCGGTACCAGTGGCAACGAAGTCGATCTGCTGAAGAAGTGTGCGTCAGATCCCGATAAGGCAAAACTGGCCAACGACAATGCCGGTCTGGTGAAAGCCTTCCGCGAGATCGGCGAGAATATCTCCGACCTGCGCCTGTCGCAGTAG
- a CDS encoding SRPBCC family protein produces MSAALTITHPSDNAVTVSRSFDAPQDLVFACHTQPQLVQRWQLGPPGWSMPICEIDLRVGGAYRYVWRSDADASEFGFTGRFREIVVPVRIVHTEGMIGTPGEAVVTTTFEERAGRTVLTLTMSFESQEVRDQVLLTGMTDGMAQSYDRLDELLSEKVA; encoded by the coding sequence ATGTCCGCAGCTCTCACAATCACCCACCCGTCAGACAACGCCGTCACCGTGTCGCGCAGCTTCGATGCGCCTCAGGACCTGGTCTTTGCCTGCCACACCCAGCCCCAACTGGTGCAGCGCTGGCAGCTCGGCCCGCCGGGCTGGAGCATGCCGATCTGCGAGATCGACCTCAGGGTCGGTGGCGCCTATCGCTATGTCTGGCGCAGCGACGCTGACGCCTCCGAGTTCGGCTTTACTGGCCGGTTCCGTGAGATCGTCGTCCCCGTGCGCATCGTTCACACCGAGGGCATGATCGGCACCCCCGGCGAGGCGGTGGTCACCACCACCTTCGAGGAGCGAGCCGGCCGCACGGTGCTGACCCTCACCATGAGCTTCGAAAGCCAGGAGGTTCGCGACCAGGTCCTGCTCACCGGCATGACGGATGGCATGGCCCAGAGCTACGACCGCCTGGATGAACTGTTGTCCGAGAAGGTCGCGTAA
- the hisS gene encoding histidine--tRNA ligase → MTDKKKLIAPRLPRGFEDRLPADISAVNAMTAKIRAVYERYGFDPVETPLLEYTETLGKFLPDTDRPNAGVFSLQDDDEQWMSLRYDLTAPLARHFAEHFQDLAKPYRSYRAGYVFRNEKPGPGRFRQFMQFDADTVGAAGPEADAEMCMMMADTMDALGLAGKYVVKVNNRKVLDGVLASAGVADEGQKLSVLRAIDKLDKFGTDGVALLLGEGRKDESGDFTKGAGLSDAQRAVVLNYVRGEPPEHNEGIAELNVMQALFDAAGYGADKIKIDPAVVRGLEYYTGPVFEIELTFKVQNEKGQDVVFGAVGGGGRYDGLVSRFRSEPVPATGFSIGVSRLANALRLTGNLGAEEPLGPVVVLVLDKDQTARYQAITSRLRRAGIRAEMFMGNTRNFGKQVAYADKRNAPAVIIEGTQERELGKVQIKDLIAGKEAAKAIADNAEYKAARPGQFECDGDLDAIVAAIAQLPAVAAYLDAHK, encoded by the coding sequence ATGACCGACAAGAAGAAGCTCATCGCGCCGCGGCTGCCGCGCGGCTTCGAGGACCGTTTGCCCGCCGATATCTCGGCCGTGAACGCGATGACGGCGAAGATTCGCGCCGTGTACGAGCGCTATGGTTTCGATCCGGTCGAGACACCGCTGCTCGAGTACACCGAGACGCTCGGCAAGTTCCTGCCCGACACCGACCGGCCGAACGCCGGGGTGTTCAGTTTGCAGGACGACGACGAACAGTGGATGAGCCTGCGCTACGACCTGACGGCGCCGCTGGCCCGGCACTTCGCCGAGCATTTCCAGGACTTGGCAAAACCCTACCGCAGCTACCGTGCGGGCTATGTGTTCCGCAACGAAAAGCCCGGGCCGGGGCGCTTCCGCCAGTTCATGCAGTTCGATGCCGACACCGTCGGCGCAGCCGGCCCCGAGGCCGATGCCGAAATGTGCATGATGATGGCCGACACCATGGATGCGCTCGGCCTTGCCGGCAAATACGTGGTGAAGGTGAATAACCGCAAGGTGCTCGACGGGGTGCTGGCCTCGGCCGGTGTGGCCGACGAGGGGCAGAAGCTCTCGGTGCTCCGCGCCATCGACAAGCTCGACAAGTTCGGCACCGACGGAGTGGCGCTGCTGCTCGGCGAAGGTCGCAAGGACGAGAGCGGTGATTTCACCAAAGGCGCGGGCCTCAGTGACGCGCAACGCGCCGTGGTGCTGAACTATGTGCGCGGTGAGCCGCCCGAGCACAACGAGGGGATCGCCGAACTCAACGTCATGCAGGCGCTGTTCGACGCGGCGGGCTATGGCGCAGACAAGATCAAGATCGACCCAGCCGTGGTCCGCGGCCTCGAATATTACACCGGCCCGGTGTTCGAGATCGAACTGACCTTCAAGGTCCAGAACGAGAAGGGCCAGGACGTGGTGTTCGGTGCTGTCGGTGGCGGTGGCCGCTATGACGGGCTGGTGTCGCGCTTCCGCTCCGAGCCGGTGCCGGCGACCGGATTTTCGATCGGCGTTTCCCGCCTGGCCAATGCCCTGCGCCTGACCGGCAATCTCGGGGCCGAGGAGCCGCTCGGGCCGGTGGTGGTGCTGGTGCTCGATAAGGACCAGACGGCGCGCTACCAGGCGATCACCTCGCGGCTGCGCCGGGCAGGTATCCGGGCCGAGATGTTCATGGGCAACACCAGGAATTTCGGCAAGCAGGTGGCCTATGCCGACAAGCGCAACGCGCCGGCGGTGATCATCGAAGGCACCCAGGAACGCGAGCTCGGCAAGGTGCAGATCAAGGACCTGATCGCCGGCAAGGAGGCCGCCAAGGCGATTGCCGACAATGCCGAGTACAAGGCGGCGCGCCCGGGCCAGTTCGAATGCGACGGCGACCTCGACGCCATTGTTGCGGCCATCGCCCAGTTGCCGGCGGTCGCCGCCTACCTGGACGCCCATAAGTGA
- a CDS encoding extracellular solute-binding protein: MTSSLRLVPVLLLTLAAGPAFAQSGEVNVYSYREPGLIQPLLDKFTAETGIKTNVLFAGDGLLERVAAEGELSPADVVLTVDIGNLANAKDFGITQTIPAEAQARVPAAYQDPDGQWIALSLRARVFYASKDRVAETALTYEDIAKPEWKGRLCTRSGQHVYNIGLIATRIAHWGVDKTRDWLTKVRDNLNGPVSGADRDQVKKILDGSCDLAIGNTYYMGLMLNNDAEPEQKTWAAAARIIYPDPDGDGTQVNVSGAVIAKYAPNQANAQKLVEFLLSDEAQHLYASGNYEFPVVAGVPPSDLVASWGELKADKTPLTEIAAHRKEASALVDELRFDEGPQP; the protein is encoded by the coding sequence ATGACCAGCAGCTTGCGCCTCGTACCCGTCCTCCTTCTCACGCTGGCGGCGGGACCGGCTTTCGCGCAGAGCGGCGAAGTCAATGTCTACAGCTACCGCGAACCGGGGCTGATCCAGCCGCTGCTCGACAAGTTCACCGCTGAGACCGGCATCAAGACCAACGTGCTGTTTGCCGGCGATGGCCTGCTCGAGCGCGTCGCGGCGGAGGGCGAGCTGTCGCCGGCCGACGTGGTGCTCACCGTCGATATCGGCAACCTCGCCAATGCCAAGGATTTCGGCATCACCCAGACCATTCCGGCCGAGGCGCAGGCGCGGGTGCCCGCTGCCTACCAGGATCCGGACGGGCAGTGGATCGCGTTGTCCCTGCGGGCCCGCGTCTTCTACGCCAGCAAGGACCGCGTCGCCGAGACGGCCCTCACCTACGAGGATATCGCCAAGCCGGAATGGAAGGGGCGGCTGTGCACGCGCTCCGGCCAGCACGTCTACAATATCGGGCTGATCGCCACGCGCATCGCCCATTGGGGCGTCGACAAGACGCGCGACTGGCTGACCAAGGTGCGCGACAACCTGAATGGTCCGGTGTCGGGCGCCGACCGCGATCAGGTGAAGAAGATTCTCGACGGCAGCTGCGACCTCGCGATCGGCAACACCTATTACATGGGGCTGATGCTCAACAACGACGCTGAGCCCGAACAGAAGACCTGGGCCGCCGCGGCCCGCATCATCTACCCGGATCCTGACGGCGACGGCACCCAGGTCAACGTTTCCGGCGCGGTGATCGCCAAATATGCCCCCAACCAGGCCAACGCGCAGAAGCTGGTGGAATTCCTGCTCTCAGACGAAGCCCAACACCTTTATGCCAGCGGCAACTACGAGTTCCCCGTGGTCGCCGGCGTGCCGCCTTCCGACCTTGTCGCCAGTTGGGGCGAGCTCAAGGCCGACAAGACCCCGCTGACCGAGATCGCGGCGCATCGCAAGGAGGCCAGCGCGCTGGTCGACGAACTGCGCTTCGACGAAGGCCCGCAACCCTGA
- a CDS encoding sensor histidine kinase: MQAEWIKSPTARLVLVHWADARPAWLWSQDGETLLWRNDAARYFHGKIKKHGLKLAPEAVPIKGQIARLIRLGSMGRASLSRIQFLAGERPISTTCTCTPLELAGGDTGLLIVGVDPIEPELLEAHDPLRVDAVTAGLLPEGAEFLLVSEDGQIAGGSRHALEHYGPIIESEGLPAEGADAIELAGQPLQLTRFKASPHDAMLLLFEPRSGTPAAAPQIADIRADEGIVALEDAFPLPAPGVPEPEPLLPMGLPPLERADDEPAIAEEDNWVEPIPAAPEVPGTLASLFDRLADDGGLYTALNPGDEHFAGPPPAIVEQPLVPELIETEVAPAPELPDEPIAAAVPAVPQLDVIAALIDFAEEEESLAGSETVEEPQAAPPTVWRVIGRGFAAIDQDQPAEPPPPELPAADDEAAEAAAAIPDAETVERVSRYNFDELSRILTDRVSAHPVAPPADEPAAPPAAANDGALINLTGETFILNRLPLGILVFRDQQVLFANRALTDLTGYESVESLRAAGLTAIFPSEDAASAGPVTQLVRRDGSLASVNARLQSITWQGRPALMLSASVAENRIGHEAAVRTFAELAAETGDDGFLAADRSGTITSVSLHGRIILRQAEDDTVGKPLASLIEPSQLGDLKRFLERPARFAETARPAITFVGTAPNTRITLFAEGQAGIVAGYYGFIRKMAGAASVAPAAPSRSDDVEPSMLTRISRGVRRPLNTVIGFADLIRSAAFGSIENQRYLEYAQDIKTAGQEIATLVDELDDYTRLREGRYPAQANDIDLVTLLESCLMRVRGQAGEARVLVRNAVSERLPRITADTASLTQAILNLLASAIDQTPVGGSVILSAQQEDDGAVIVNVRDGGEARHDLGERFVVFRDGVGKDGEALQPVRSSVGLALTRSLLAVNALQLSVDPAVGVGTMFSLLIPADLVREIGQ; encoded by the coding sequence GTGCAGGCAGAGTGGATCAAATCGCCGACGGCCCGGCTGGTGCTGGTGCACTGGGCCGACGCGCGCCCCGCCTGGCTGTGGTCGCAGGATGGCGAAACGCTGCTCTGGCGCAACGACGCGGCACGCTACTTCCATGGCAAGATCAAGAAGCATGGGCTGAAGCTGGCGCCCGAGGCGGTGCCGATCAAGGGCCAGATCGCGCGTCTGATCCGGCTCGGCTCGATGGGCCGCGCCAGCCTGAGCCGCATCCAGTTCCTCGCCGGCGAGCGCCCGATCTCGACCACCTGCACCTGCACGCCGCTCGAACTGGCAGGCGGTGACACCGGCCTGCTGATCGTCGGCGTCGATCCGATCGAACCCGAACTGCTCGAAGCGCATGATCCGCTGCGCGTCGACGCGGTGACCGCCGGATTGCTGCCTGAGGGCGCCGAATTCCTGCTGGTCAGCGAGGATGGCCAGATCGCCGGCGGTTCGCGCCATGCCCTCGAGCATTACGGCCCCATCATCGAGAGCGAAGGCCTGCCTGCCGAAGGCGCCGACGCGATCGAGCTCGCCGGCCAGCCGTTGCAGCTGACCCGCTTCAAGGCCAGCCCGCATGATGCCATGCTGCTGCTGTTCGAGCCTCGTTCCGGGACGCCGGCCGCCGCTCCGCAGATCGCCGATATTCGCGCTGACGAAGGGATAGTCGCGCTCGAAGACGCGTTCCCGCTGCCGGCGCCTGGGGTGCCCGAGCCCGAGCCGCTGCTGCCGATGGGCTTGCCGCCGCTCGAACGCGCCGACGACGAACCGGCAATCGCCGAGGAAGACAACTGGGTCGAGCCGATTCCGGCCGCCCCCGAGGTGCCGGGCACGCTCGCCTCGCTGTTCGACCGCCTCGCCGACGATGGCGGCCTCTACACTGCGCTCAATCCCGGCGACGAGCACTTCGCCGGGCCGCCGCCCGCGATCGTCGAGCAACCGCTGGTGCCCGAGCTGATCGAAACTGAGGTCGCCCCGGCTCCCGAGTTGCCGGATGAACCGATCGCCGCAGCTGTTCCGGCAGTGCCCCAGCTCGACGTCATTGCCGCCCTGATCGACTTCGCCGAAGAAGAGGAAAGCCTCGCCGGCTCTGAGACGGTCGAAGAACCGCAGGCTGCTCCGCCGACGGTATGGCGTGTGATCGGCCGTGGCTTCGCCGCGATCGATCAGGATCAGCCGGCCGAGCCTCCGCCGCCGGAGCTGCCGGCGGCCGACGACGAGGCGGCCGAAGCGGCCGCCGCGATACCGGATGCCGAGACGGTCGAGCGGGTCTCGCGTTACAATTTCGACGAGTTGAGCCGGATCCTCACCGACCGGGTCAGCGCCCACCCGGTCGCACCGCCGGCGGATGAGCCGGCTGCCCCGCCGGCTGCGGCCAATGACGGCGCGCTGATCAACCTCACCGGCGAGACCTTCATCCTCAACCGGCTGCCGCTCGGCATCCTGGTGTTCCGCGACCAGCAGGTCCTGTTCGCCAATCGCGCGCTGACCGACCTGACCGGCTACGAGTCGGTCGAAAGCCTGCGTGCCGCCGGCCTCACCGCCATCTTCCCTTCGGAGGATGCGGCCTCCGCCGGCCCGGTGACACAACTGGTGCGCCGCGATGGCAGCCTTGCTTCGGTCAATGCCCGGCTGCAATCGATCACCTGGCAGGGGCGCCCGGCGCTGATGCTGTCGGCGAGCGTCGCCGAGAACCGCATCGGTCACGAGGCGGCAGTTCGCACCTTCGCCGAGCTTGCTGCAGAGACCGGCGACGATGGCTTTCTCGCCGCCGACCGTTCCGGCACCATCACCTCGGTCTCGCTGCACGGTCGCATCATTCTGCGCCAGGCTGAAGACGACACCGTCGGCAAGCCGCTCGCCAGCCTGATCGAGCCGTCGCAACTGGGCGACCTCAAGCGTTTCCTCGAACGCCCGGCCCGCTTTGCCGAGACGGCGCGCCCAGCCATCACCTTCGTCGGCACGGCCCCCAACACCCGCATCACCCTGTTCGCCGAAGGCCAGGCGGGCATCGTCGCCGGTTACTATGGCTTCATCCGCAAGATGGCGGGGGCGGCCTCCGTCGCTCCAGCGGCGCCGTCGCGATCGGACGATGTCGAGCCGTCCATGCTGACCCGCATCTCGCGTGGCGTCCGCCGACCGCTCAACACGGTGATCGGCTTTGCCGACCTGATCCGTTCGGCCGCCTTCGGTTCGATCGAGAACCAGCGCTACCTGGAATATGCGCAGGACATCAAGACAGCCGGCCAGGAGATCGCGACGCTGGTCGACGAACTCGATGACTACACGCGTTTGCGCGAGGGACGTTACCCGGCCCAGGCCAACGATATCGACCTGGTGACGCTGCTCGAAAGCTGCCTGATGCGCGTCCGCGGCCAGGCCGGCGAGGCGCGCGTGCTGGTGCGCAACGCCGTATCGGAGCGGCTGCCGCGCATTACGGCCGACACCGCCTCGCTGACCCAGGCCATCCTCAACCTGCTGGCCAGCGCCATCGACCAGACGCCGGTTGGCGGCTCGGTCATCCTGTCCGCCCAGCAGGAGGACGACGGCGCTGTCATCGTCAATGTCCGAGACGGCGGCGAAGCGCGCCACGACCTGGGGGAACGCTTCGTGGTGTTCCGCGATGGCGTCGGCAAGGACGGCGAGGCGCTGCAGCCGGTACGCTCCAGCGTCGGGCTGGCGCTGACCCGCTCGCTGCTCGCCGTCAATGCCCTCCAGCTGTCCGTGGACCCGGCGGTCGGCGTCGGCACCATGTTCTCGTTGCTGATCCCGGCCGACCTGGTGCGCGAGATCGGCCAATGA
- a CDS encoding response regulator has protein sequence MILPQDLKALVVDDNAYARAAVAATLRKLGLVSIDELTGAAAAVGAIQATRYDIMFMDWYMPEMNGAALLEVIRDPRFSAHGRVPVVMITAYPNRETMARARQLGAGEVLTKPFTIAHAAAALARLLPDGWQIPADADPGQVLL, from the coding sequence ATGATTCTGCCACAGGACCTCAAAGCGCTTGTCGTCGACGACAATGCCTATGCGCGCGCCGCCGTGGCGGCAACCCTGCGCAAGCTCGGCCTCGTCTCGATCGATGAGCTCACCGGCGCGGCGGCGGCCGTGGGTGCCATCCAGGCGACGCGCTACGACATCATGTTCATGGATTGGTACATGCCGGAAATGAATGGCGCGGCGCTGCTCGAAGTCATCCGCGATCCCCGGTTTTCTGCCCATGGCCGGGTCCCCGTGGTGATGATCACCGCCTATCCAAACCGCGAGACCATGGCGCGCGCCAGGCAGCTGGGCGCCGGCGAGGTGCTCACCAAGCCGTTCACGATCGCCCATGCCGCCGCTGCCCTGGCTCGCCTGTTGCCGGATGGCTGGCAGATCCCCGCGGACGCGGACCCGGGGCAGGTGCTGTTGTAG
- a CDS encoding DNA-3-methyladenine glycosylase I, protein MSTPNEVTRCSWAGSDALYQHYHDREWGRPVTDDTRLFEKLCLEGFQSGLAWITILRKRENFRAAFHGFDLGKVAAMGEADIERLLQDAGIIRHRGKIASTINNAKRALEVQKEFGSLAAYFWSFEPEPVKGPIVSGSIPAETAASKTMSKDLRKRGFSFVGPTTSYAFMQAMGLVNDHVDGCFCRAEAEGERQALKRPK, encoded by the coding sequence ATGTCAACGCCGAACGAGGTGACGCGCTGCAGCTGGGCGGGGAGCGACGCGCTATACCAGCATTATCACGACCGCGAATGGGGGCGGCCGGTCACCGATGATACCAGGCTGTTCGAAAAACTCTGCCTCGAAGGCTTCCAGTCGGGGCTGGCGTGGATCACCATCCTCAGGAAGCGCGAGAACTTTCGCGCTGCGTTCCATGGCTTCGATCTCGGCAAGGTCGCGGCGATGGGCGAGGCCGATATCGAACGGCTGCTCCAGGATGCCGGCATCATCCGGCATCGCGGCAAGATCGCCTCGACCATCAACAACGCCAAACGGGCGCTGGAGGTGCAGAAGGAATTCGGCTCATTGGCCGCATATTTCTGGAGCTTCGAGCCGGAGCCGGTGAAGGGGCCGATCGTCTCGGGCAGCATCCCTGCCGAAACCGCGGCGTCCAAGACGATGAGCAAGGATCTGCGCAAGCGCGGCTTCTCGTTCGTGGGCCCCACCACCAGCTACGCCTTCATGCAGGCGATGGGGCTGGTGAACGATCACGTCGACGGCTGCTTCTGCCGGGCGGAGGCGGAGGGAGAGCGCCAGGCGCTGAAGCGGCCGAAATAG
- a CDS encoding AAA family ATPase — MAREFILTGAPGAGKTVIVRALEAGGIDVVEEAATDVIALDQGRGIDESWRRPEFIDDIARLQLQRAARPATGNVRVSDRSLVCTLALAEYLGHPVPDALIESIASMVASAQYERRVLFVDLLGFITRTEARRISLDESRRFERFHIAAYERLGFELVRIPALPLEERVAMVRSLIGLGIAPMVNGV; from the coding sequence ATGGCCCGCGAATTCATCCTGACCGGTGCCCCTGGCGCCGGCAAAACCGTCATTGTCAGGGCGCTCGAAGCCGGCGGCATCGATGTGGTCGAGGAGGCGGCGACCGACGTGATCGCGCTGGACCAGGGGCGCGGGATCGACGAATCATGGCGTCGACCTGAGTTCATCGACGACATCGCGCGGTTGCAGCTGCAGCGGGCCGCTCGGCCGGCGACCGGCAACGTGCGCGTGTCCGACCGCTCGCTGGTCTGCACGCTGGCGCTGGCTGAATATCTGGGACACCCGGTGCCGGATGCGCTCATCGAATCGATCGCGTCGATGGTCGCGTCGGCCCAGTACGAGCGGCGGGTGCTGTTCGTCGACCTCCTGGGGTTCATTACCAGGACCGAGGCACGGCGGATCAGCCTCGATGAGTCGCGGCGCTTCGAACGCTTCCACATCGCGGCGTACGAGCGTCTCGGCTTCGAGCTGGTGCGGATCCCTGCCCTGCCGCTGGAGGAACGAGTGGCCATGGTGCGCTCACTGATCGGCCTCGGGATTGCCCCGATGGTGAACGGTGTATGA